The DNA window GCTGACCCACCACCACCCGGCCGTCGGCCAGACGCGCGCCGAGGTGCAGGTTCTTGTTCACCACCGGCCGGACCTCGCCCCGGGCCTGGATCAGGCGCGAGAAGATGTAGACCACGGGATCGAACATGCGGCGGTTGTTCAGGTAGCCCGCGGAGAGCACGAGGTTGCCGATGCTGGCTCCGCGCAGGTCGAAATCTCCGGGCATGTGCTCGCGGAACACGGCCAGGTGGTTGCGCACGATCTTGCGCATGGGGTCCGGGATGCGGGCCACCAGCGGATGCCGTCCCTTGATCATGCGCTCCAGCTGTTCCACCAGGACCGCCTGGGCGGCCTTGGCCGCAAAGCGGTGGGCGAACAGGGCGACCACCTCCGGGTTGCCGCGCAGGCTCTGGTCCGCCAGGGCCATGAGCCGGTTGCGCACGTCGCCGATGGCGGGCATCTGAAAGGCGCGGCGCAACGTGGCCGAGCTGCCGCCGGAGTCGAAGGGCGTGATGACGTGGATGGAGTTGTGGGTGTAGTCCAGCAGCGCCCGGGAAAGCCCGCGCAACGCCGTGCCGCCGCTGAAGAACAGCAGCCGGGGCCCCAGCTCCGGCGCGCGGGCGAAACGCGCCGCCCGGAGCGGATCGGGCACCTCGATCTCGCGGCAGACCGTGACCCTGGCCATCAGATCTCCCCGGTCTCCAGGAAGCGCAGGCAGACGCGGGCCGCGCGCTCGAAGTCCACGCCCCCGGATATCTCGATGAGCGCCGCGCGGGAGAGCAGGTCCACGTAGTCCTCCACCGAGGGCTCCAGCCGCCCCCGACCCGTTGGCAGGTAGAAGACGCCCGGGGCCTTGATGAAGGCCTCCAGCAGGTCGCGCCGCTCGGCCGGGTCCACGATCTGGGCGCGGGCCTCGCCGCCGTCGCGGCGCCAGTTGAGCACCACCAGGCCGTGCATGGGCGCGGTGAGCACGAAGCGCTCCGGCCCGAAGCACTCCTCGATGAGCGCGTCGTATTTGTGCTCCAGCTTCCAGAGTTCCTCGGGCGGCAGGCGCAGGAAGCGCAGGCGGTCCTCCTCGGAGACCACGCCCGCCAGGTCCGGGTTGTTCAGGGCCGTGCCCGGATTGATGCGCGGCTGCTTGGCCACGCCGTGCATCCAGACCCCCTCGCCGTCGCGCTCGACCATCATGCGGTCGTTGGACACGAAGGAGACGCCCAGGCTCAGGAGGTGGAGGGCCAGGGTGGACTTGCCCATGCCCGAGAACCCGGCCAGGGACAGGCCCCGGCCGTCCCAGGTCACGCCCGAGGCATGGCCCAGGAGGCTGCCCCGGTTGAGCAGGAACTCGATGTGCCGGTTGTTGATGAAGTTGACCACCTGGTTGGCGTTGGCCAGGCAGGGCCCGACGGCCGCGTTCTCGCCCTGGCCGAAGACGAAGACCATGCCGGTGAGCGTCTTACGCACCACCCGGCCGCCGGGGATGTCGGCATACTCCTCCTTGATCTTCGTCTTGCCCGGGTCCGGGGCCTTCTCCGCGTATTCCAGGGGCCAGTCCGGCGGCGCGGCCTCGTGGACCGTGACCAGGATGTCCGTTGGGCCCGGGGCCACCAGGAAGCTGGAGAAATAGCGGGACAGCTCGTCGCGCAGGCGCGGGTCGCTCACCCGGGCCTCCAGGGCGCAGGAGCCCAGGTCCAGGAACAGGGAATGCCCGGCGGGCACGTCGCGGCGCAGTTCGGCCACCAGGTCGGCGCGGGTGGGCCGGCTCATCGGGTCACCTTCCTAAGGACGTAGTCGGCGTAGAGCCCGGCGGCGTCCATGCCCCGGGCGTCCAGAAGGCCCCGGAAGCCTCCGAAGGCCGAAACCTCGAAGACGCAGGGCCCGTCGTCGGTGAGGGCCACGTCCACGCAGGTGAAGTCCAGGTCGAAGAGCGCCTGGGCCCGGGCGGCCAGGTCGATGATCTCGGCCGGGGGATCGAAGGGCGCGTACTTGCCGCCGGAGACCGTGGTGGTGTTCCAGGCCCCGTTCTGCTTGCAGCGGGCATAGGTGGTCAGGTATCCGCCGCCCAGGAAGGTCACGCCCAGGTCCCGGTCATGCAGGTCCACGGTCTTCTGGATGTACATGATGGGGAACTCGCGGGCGTAGTCCTCGACGATCCGGCGGGCGTCGGGCCCGGGCCGCAGCACGAGCATGCCCCGGGCCTTGGAGGTGTAGAGCGGCTTGAACACGGCCTCGCCATACTCCTCCACCGCGGCCAGGGCCTGGTCCACGTCCTCGGTGATGCTCGTGGGCGGCATGGGGATGCCCGCCGCCTGGAGCGTGATGGTGCAGGTCAGCCGGTCCAGCACGCGCAGGATGCGCAGCGGGTCGGAGAAGACCGGCAGGCCGCGCTCGGAGAGGAACCGCAGAACCTCCAGGCGGTCCAGCAGGTCCGGGGAGTAGCGCGCGCCGATCTTCTTGATCACCAGGCCGTCCAGCTCCGCGAGGTCCGTGCCGTCGCACAGGGCCCGGCCCGACGGCAGGTCCAGGCGGATGCGCTGCGGCTCCACCAGGAGCCGGTAGCCGGTGCGCGCGGCCAGGGCGTCCGCCAGCAATTCGGAGGACCAGCCTCCCTTGGTGCCCACAACGCCGATTCTCGTCATGCGGAATTCCTTTTTTCGCGGATTGGCGCGTCGTCTCAGTAGTAAAGCACGTCCAGGGGGAGTTCGAAGGACTCCCAGGGGCGGCCCTTGTGGCGCAGGAACTTGTCCAGGAGATACAGGGCGCGCAGGTACATCTCCTCGGCGAAGCCGTGGTTCAGCTCGAAGCGCGTGGAGGTGTAGAAGGAGCGCGCCAGGGCCAGGCAGAGCCGGGCCTGGAAGGTGACGTCGCCATGCTCCCCGGCCCACTGCGCGGCGAAGTCGTGCATGCGGGTGATCATGGCGTTCAGCCGGACGCGTATCTCCGGGGTGAAGACCGGCACCCGGAAGTTGGAGACCAGGAACACGGACACGTCCTGGAGCACGTCCCCGCGCGTGGAGCGGTACAGGTCGATGAAGTGGATGCGCTGCTTGGAGTGGTTGTAGACCACGTTGTTCAGGTTGAAATCGCCGTGGGTGAAGACCGTGGCGGGCGCGGACAGGTCCGCCTCCAGCGCGACGCAGGCCTCGATGAGCTCGGTCGAGGAGAGGATCGAGGTCGCCTCCATGCGCCGGGCGCGGCGGCGGAAGCTCGGATGGACCTGGAGCACGGAATCCATGCGCGAGCGCAGCTGGCGCATGAAATTCCCGGGGGCCGGGGCCTCCACGCGGGTGGAGCGCCAGATGTCCGAGAGGGTCTCGCGCAGCACGAACCAGGCGTTCTCGATGACCTCCTCGTCCGCCGTCAGAAGCACCTCGTCCAGGGTGCAGCCCGCGAGGAACTCCACGAGCATGGAGGCGTTCTCCCCGTCCTCGTGGTAGCTGAAGACCTTCGGCCCCAGGCCGGGATAGATGCTGGCCCAGGACTCGATGTTCTCCTTCTCCCGGCGGATCTTGCGGAGGTTGCCCTCCTTGAAGATGCTGCCCTGGGCCGGGTCCAGGGGCTGGTCCTTGGCGCTGACCCTGCTGATGCGGCAGCCCGAGCGGGAGCCCCAGATGGACTGGAAGTCGATGCCCGCCAGGGAGCTGGCGTCGATGCCGCTCTTGCTCAGGGTCTGCTGCAGGGCCTGGAACTGCTCGATCTTGATCTTCTCGCCGATGATCGCGAAGATGAGCGCCTCGCCGACGTTCAGCAGGGAATCCCCGATGCGCTCCAGATAGCGGATGATGAACAGGGCCGTGATGAGGTCCTCGACGTGCAGGCCCGTGCGCAGCTCGGCCATGATCTGGTCGAAGTTGGTCTTGTACATCCGGTCCAGCTCGAACTCCGAGCGGCAGATGGTCAGCGCGCCGGAGAGGTCGGCCTTTTCCCGCGAGGGCTGGATCAGGGCCAGGCACTCCAGGATGTGGTCGATCATCTCCTTGTAGCCGAAGCGGTTCAGGAAGCCCGGGTCGCGGAAATAGCCCACCTGGCGCACGATGTTCACGCAGAAGTCCGCGATGCGCTCCAGGTTCACGCAGATGATCTGGGCCGAGCGGATCTGGTTGATGGCGTGCTTGGTCAGCGTCTTCTCCCGGTGGATGGTGGAGAAGCACTTGTTCTCGATGATGTTCTTGAGGTTGTCGATGTAGTCGTCCCGGGAGACGATCTTGTCGAACAGCTCGTGCGAGGGCGAGCCGAGGAACTCCCTGGTGGAGCTCAGCTGGTTGGACACCTCCAGGACGAGGAACTTGAAGTTCTCGCCCAGTCCTTCGATTGCCTGCATCATGACGGCGTCAGGAGGAGATGGAGATGGTCTCGCCCACCTTCAGGGCCTCGCGCTTGACCTCTTTCCAGGAGATGGCCAGGTTCAGCTTGCCCCCGTCGGACTTCTTCTTGGCCTTCACCGTGAACTTGAGAAGGCTGGCGGGATGGAGCACGATCTCCTGGTCCTCGGTGGAGAGGATGACCCGGCCCTTGTCGATGCCGTCGATGACCGACTGGAGGTAGTCCCGGATGGTCCTCGGGTCCTGCAGGGACTCGAACGTGAACTTCTCGTCGCCCATGAATGGCTCCTTGTTGGCGGCTCAGCCGTCGAGCCGGCTTTTGTATTCCTGGATGACCCCGGCCTTGTCCATGCCGGCCAGGATGAGCTGCTTGCCGATGGCGAGATCCTCCCAGGCGGGCTGATGGCCCACCTCGCGCTGGGCCTTGGCCGGGTCCTGGTATTCGGGGTCCTTGACCTTCTCGCCCATGTGCGTGTCGTCGCCCATGAAGACGAGGAAGCGCCGGGCCGTGGGCCGGAGCGCCGAAAGGGTCGCGTTCTTGCGGTCCACCACGCCGATGAGGAAGTCGGTGTAGCGCTGGGACTGGGGATTCCAGACCTCGAAGCCGTCCACGTCGTAGTCGGCCAACAGGATGGGCCAGAACTGCTCGGGATGGGGCACCACCACGCAGCCGCCCAGGGCTCGGGCCTCCTCGATGATCTCCGAGGTGCGGTAGAAGTACCCCAGGGAGAACCCGGCCTTGACCTCCTGCTTGACCGCCTTGAGCAGGGCCTGGGCCCGGTTGATGAGCCCGTCGCCGCAGGACGGCCGCAGGGTGTCGAAGAAGTTGCGCACGAGCTTGTTCTTCACCGCCGAGGGCGGGATGTCGTCGTGGTGCAGTTCGAGCAGGGTTTCGATCTTGCGCGCGTAGGCCTGCACGAAGGTCACCAGGGGGTGCTCCGCGCCGGTCTCGCGCACCGCGGCCTTCAGCCGCCCGTCGCCCGGCCGGGTCAGGGCGGCCAGAAACTCATAGAGCTGCGAGGCGCGGTAGCGGAAGGTGTGGGTCAGCATGGAGCGCAGCACGCCCGCGCGCTCGCCGCGCACCCGGCTCTCGTGGAAATGCAGGAGCAGCTGGACCTTCTGGTTGAATCCCCGGGAATAGCAGTCCACCTCCACGCCCGCGTAGTCGCCCCAGGCCATGAGCACGTTGTGCTGGGTGGGGATGATGAGTTCCTCGGCGCGGTTGGGAAAGGCGGCGTCGATGCGCCGCAGGATGAGATCCAGGGGCACGAACTCCGGGTGCCAGTGCGTGGCCAGCACGGCCCGTTCGCGCGGAAAGACCCTCGGCGGGGTGGCCACCCGGCGGGCCTGTTCCGGGCTCAATTCCTCGGAAAGGACGCGGAAGAATATCTCGCGGTCCTGGTCCGTGACCTCCTCGGGCACCTCCGGGGGCTGCGCGCAGGAGGCGTCGTCCTGGACCTTCTTCACGATCCGCATGGGATTCTTTCCTTCCATGAGGCCTACTTGTAGCGGTCGTGGCACTGGACCTTGACCCGCTCCAGTTCGTCGCAGGCGCTCCGCAACGCGGCGATGTCGCCGGATTTCAGGGCGATTCGAAATGATTCCAGGGCCGTCGTGTAGGGGGCGTAGTACGCGTCGCCCTTGCCGGGAAACGCGACCATGCGCTCGGAGTCGGCCACGAAGGCCTCGGCCTGGGCCGCGCCGGGCGCGCGCCCGGCGAGCACCGCCTCGCGCACCGCCTTCCAGGACCGTTTGAGCCGCTTCTTCAGCGGGCCGTACTTGGGACCGGCCGCCTTCGGCGGCCTGACGGAGACGCCGGAAGGGTCCGCCGCGCCGCCGGACTCCTCGTGCTTGGCCTTGAGCTTGACCACCACGCGGCCGTCCTTGCGCCGGACCTCGACCTTGAGCTTGGCGCAGCCGTGCAGATCGACTCCGTCCAAGGCGCCGCCGGTACCGCCCTCCAAGGCCGCCGCCAAGTCACGGAACAGTTGCGGCAACCCCTCGGAGGTCAGGGAGATTTCCACCTTGGAGTCTTGCGTCGCCTTGCCCGCCGTCCTGCCCGTATCCACGCAGTGTTCCTCGCGCCGGTTTCGCCGAACGGCCAGGATCGCCGCCCGTCGTGAGGCGCGATCCTATCCGCGACGCTCAACGACAGCGTGACGCGGGCGTGACGATTGCGTGACGATGAGCAAAAAACAGGGAGTGAATCGAAGCGGATGCGGCGATCGTTTCAGGAATGCGACACGGAATCCAGGGCGGCCAGGGCCCGCGCCAAAAGGTCCTCCAGCGGAAGCGCGGCGTCCAGCACGGCCAGGGCCGAGGCCCGGTACAGGGGCTCGCGCTCGGCCAGGACCTCGGCCACCTCGTCCAGCAGGGGTTTGCCGGTGAGCGAGGGGCGCTGCGCCTCGGCCGGGTCGCGGGCCAGCCGGGCGGCCAGCACGGAGGGCTCGGCCAGGAGCGCCAGGGTCAGTCCCCGGGCCAGCAGTTCGCGATTGCTCGGACGCAGGACCATGCCGCCGCCGCAGGCGATGACCCGGCCGGGAGCGCGGTCCACGGCCTCCAGGATGCGGGTCTCCTCGTCGCGGAAGGCGTCCCAGCCGCGCTCGGCCACGAAGTCCGCGATGCTTTGGCCCCATTTCTGGACGAAGAGGGCGTCGGTGTCCGCGAAGTCGCGCCCCAGGGCGCGGGCCAGGGCCAGGCCCAGGGTGGTCTTGCCCCCGGCGCGGGGGCCGACGAGGTAGATGTTCGGCCGCATGGTCCGGCGACTGTAGGCCAAGCCGGGGCCGCGCGCAACGCCTCCGGCCGCGCTTTGCATCCGGGCCGAACCCTGGTACACAGGCAGCCAATCCGAACGCATTCGAGGAGCCCATGAAGACAGCCATTTTCGGTTTTTCCGGGTCCGGCAAGACGGACCTCTTCGCGGCCCTGGCCGGCGAGAAGGCCGCCCAGGCGGGCAACCGGGCCATGGTCAAGGTGCCCGAGCCCCGGCTGGAGCCCCTGGCCGCCCTGTTCAGCCCCAAGAAGATCACCTACAGCGAGATCGAATACCTGGACATCCCCGGCGGCGGGGGCAAGGGCCAGGGCCTCGGGGAGCGCGTGCTCAACGAGATCCGACCCTACGACTGCCTGCTCGGGGTGCTGGACGCCTTTTCCGGCCTCTCCGACCCCAGGCAGCAGTGGAAGGCCTGCGAGGCCGACATGCTCATCGCGGACCTGGCCGTGGTGGAGAAGCGCCAGGAGCGCCTGGTCTCGGACAAGAAGAAGAACAAGGACCTGGTGAACCCCAAGGAAGAGGAGCTGCTGGAGCGCTGCCGGGCCATGCTGGAGGCCGAGAAGCCCCTGCGGACCGACGCCGAGCTGGCCGCCGACCCGGTGCTGCGCGGCTTCCGCTTCCTCTCGGCCAAGCCCGTGCTCTACGCCTGGAACTGCCCCGAGTCGGACTTCGGCGCCTTCGAGGTTCCGGCCGACGAAACCGGCCAGACCCACCTCGCGGTGTCGGCCAAGCTGGAACGCGAGCTGGCCCAGATCACGGACCCGGCCGAGCGCGAGATGTTCTTCAGCGACCTGGGCATCAGCGAATCCGTGCTCGACCGCGTCATCGCCCGCACGTACAAACTCTTGGGCCTGATCTCCTTCCTCACGGCCGGGCCCGACGAGGTGCGCTCCTGGGCCGTGCGCGCCGGGGCCAAGGCCCCGGAGGCCGCCGGAGTGATCCACTCCGACTTCCAGAAGGGCTTCATCCGGGCCGAGGTGCTCGGCTGGGCCGACTTCCTCACCTCCGGGGACTTCAAGAAGGCCAAGGAACTGGGCCTGACCCGGCTGGAAGGCAAGGAATACGTAGTGGCCGACGGCGACATCATCGAATTCCGTTTCAACGTCTAGGCGCGGGTCGTGGCGCGGATTCTCTACTTCGCCCACGACACGCCCCAGCCCTCGGGAGGCGTGCGGACCATCTACCGCCACGTCTCCATCCTGCGCAAGCACGGCCTGGACGCCTTCGTGGTCCACGCCGAGCCGGGCTACCGCTATCCCTTCGCGGCCTCGAACGCGCCCGTGCTGGCCCAGCGGCCGGGCCTGGCCCTGCTGCCGGGCGACGTTCTCGTGGCGCCGGAGAACTTCCCCCTGGAGAACCTGCCCCAGCTTCCGGGCCTGCGTTGCGTGGTCTTCCTGCAGAGTTGGTCCCTGGCCTTCCAGGGCCTCTCCGACCCCCTGGCCTGGGAGCGCCTGCCCGCGCGCCGCGCGCTCTGCGCCTCGGAGCTGCTCCTGGAGTTCGCCACGGAGTTCCTGGGCCTGACCGAGGCCCGCCTCGCGCCCGACGCCGTGGGCCCGGCCTTCCAGCCCCGGCCCAAGAAGCTCCAGATCGCCTGCATGCCCCGGCGCATGCCCGAGGTGGCGGCCCTGATCCGCGACCTCTTCCGCCTGCGCCATCCCCACCTGCGCCACGTGCCCTGGCTGGAGATCGACGGCATGGGCGAGGAGGAAGCGGCCGCCCTGCTCGGCGAGTCGGCCGTGTTCCTCTGCCTCGGCCGCATGGAGGGGCTCGGGCTGCCGGGCCTGGAGGCCCTGGCCTCGGGCTGCCTGGTCACGGGCTTCCACGGCCTGGGCGGCCGGGAGTACGCCCGGCCGGACAACGGTCTGTGGAGCGGCCAGGAGGACGTGCCGGACTGCGTACGGCGGCTGGGAGAGGCCGTGGACCTGATCCAGCACGGCGATCCCCGCGCCACGGCCATGATCGAAGCCGGAATCCGCACCGCGGCGGGCTACTCGCCCGAACGCCAGGAGCGGGAGCTGGCGGCCATCTGGAAATCCTGGCTCCGGGACGGCTGAGCGGGCGGCTTGAGCCCGGACGGCCTTTGTCCTAGCATGCGCCCATGCCCGGATCCCGCGACGCGACTCCCCTCTTCCAGGACGGCCGCCTGACGGACGTGGCCGTTCACCAGGACGGCAAGACCCGGCATCTCTGGGGCCGTGGCGGGCCGGAGGCCGAACGTGCCTTTGTCCGCGCGGCCCTGGCCACGCCGGGACTGCCGGTCTTCCTCGGCTCCGGCCTGGGCGCGGGCGTCGAGGCCGCCCTGGCCGAGGGCCGCGCACCCGTCGCCGTGGTGGACCGGGAAGCTCCGATCCTGACGGCCACGGGCTGCCGCGAACGCTTCGCCGCCGATCCGCGCGTGCTCTGGCTGGATCAGGGCGGACCGTCGGACATTCTGGAACGCCTGCGGGCCTGGGGCCGGGACAACGGCGCGCCCCTGCTGCCCGTGGCCCCGCCCTTCTACCAGCGCCTGGACCGCGCCTTCTACGGCGGCCTGCTCCAGGCCCTGGAACGCCCGGCGGAGGGCGGCTTCTTCGCCCGCATGGCCTACGCCAAATTCCGGAACGCCCTGCCCCGGGTGCTCGTGCTCGGCAGCCGCTACTTCATCATGGGCGAGGCGCTCAACGCCCTGACCGCCCTGGGCGCGCCCTTCCGACTCTTCGACCTGCACTCCCGCCGCGAGGGGTCCGATTACGGCCGCGACCTGCTCACGGCGATCGCCGAGTTCCGGCCGGACATGCTCTTCACGGTGAACCACTTCGGCTTCGACCGGGGCGGGACCCTGGCCGGGCTGCTGGAGCGGCTGCGCCTGCCCGCGGCGTCCTGGTTCGTGGACAACGCGGCCCTGAACCTGGCCCTCTTCGAACAGGCCCGCTCGCCCTGGATCCTGGTCTGCACCCACGACGCCGACGACGCCGAGCGCCTGGAGGCCGAGGGCTTCCCCCACGTCCTGCACCTGCCCCTGGCCACGGACCCGGGCATCTTCCATCCCAGCGCGCCGCGCCGTCCGGGATGGGACTTCGACGCCTCCTTCGTGGGCGACTCCAAGGCCGTGCTGGTGGGCGAACGCCTGAAGACCGGCCGCTTCCCCCGGCCTTTGCTGCGGGGCTACCGCCGCGCCGCCGCAAGCTTCCTGGAAGACCCGGACGGCGATGTGCAACGGCACCTGAAGATACGGCACCCGGACCTGGCGGCCCAGGTTGCGGCCCTGCCCGAGGCGGAACGGCGCTCGTGGTACGAAAGCCTCGTGCTGCGCGAGGCGGGACGTCTCTATCGATTCCGCTGCCTGGAGGGGCTCCTGCCCCTGCATCCGGCCGTGGCGGGCGACCGCCACTGGCGGCGGGCCCTGCGCCGCGACCGGGAATGGACCTGGCTCGGACGCCTGGACTACTACGCGGACCTGCCCGCCCTGTACCTGGCCAGCAGGGTGAACTTCAACTGCACGAGCACCCAGATGCGCGGCGCGCCCAACCAGCGGATCTTCGACGTGCCCGCCTGCGGCGGCTTCCTGCTCACGGACCAGCGGGAGCAGGTGGCGGCCCTGTTCGAGCCGGAGCGGGAGGTGGCCTTCTTCCGCGAGCCCGGGGAGATCGGCGAGGCGGCGGGGCGCTGGCTGGCCGACGAGCCCGGGCGGCTGCGCCTGGCCCAGGCCGCCAGGGAGCGCGTCCTGGCCGAGCACACCTACGCGCACCGGCTGCGCACGCTGTTCGCGGCCATGCGCCGCGCCTTCGCCTAGCTCCCGGAACCGAACTTCTCCGCCCATTCGCGGTCCAGGGCCCGGCCGTACTCCCCGGACATGTCCGGCACGGCCGAGACGCCCAGGGCCCCGAACGGCAGCGTGGCCTTGCCCAGCTTGGTTCCCACGATCCGGCTCTGGACCTCCTGCGGCAGGAGCGTCACGTCCACGGCCGGGAAGTCGCCCCAGACGCGGGGGTCGAACTTGGAGAGCTGGGCCTCGGGCGAGAGGATGAAGTCCGCCGCGACCATGGCCCCTGGCTTGTTCGGCGCGTTGAAGGGAATGAGCGTGGAGCTCAGGCCGAACACGGAACCCTCGCGCGGCGCCAGCGTGCGCACCGTGTCCCGGTACCGCCCGGCCAGAATCTCGTGCTGGGCGTGCAGGGGCTTCAGGGACACGGCCAGATCCACCTCGCCCTTGGCCATGAGCCCGGCCAGGGTCTCGGCGTCCCGGGGCGGGGTCTTGCCCCCGCCCCAGAGCAGGGGCCGCAGTTCCTCCACATAGGCCCAGAGCAGGGCCGCGCGGTCGCGGTAGAGGCCCTCGTTGAACGGTCCGGCGTACTGCTCCCCTCCCCCGGAAAGCGCGCACAGGGCCTGGCGCAGGAAGGCCGAGCCCGCGGGGTCCGGCGGCGCGGGGAAGGCGAAGCGGCCGGGATGCTCCCGGCACCAGTCCAAAAGCCCGGCGAAGGTGTCCGGCGGATTCTTGATCTTGGCGGAGTCGTACTCGAAGACGAACTGGTTCCACCCGGCCGGGACCTCGAAGCCCTCGGTGGGCAGGCCCATGTCCGAGGCCGCGACCTCGCGGTTCACGTAGGCCTGGACGTTGGGCAGCTTGTCCGCGAAGGGGCCGAACAGGGCACCGGGCCGCTTCAGGTCGCGGAAGCCCGCGCCGCCGGTCCAAAACAGGTCCACGCCGCCGGGCGAGGTCCCGGCCGCTTTCTCGGCGGTCAGCGTCTGCACCGTCGAAGCCCCTCCCTTCACGCGCTCCAGGGTGATGCCGCAGCGGCGCTTGAGCTCCGGCGCCAGCCACGTGTCCACCCAACGGGCGGCCGCCTCCGAGCCGTCCTCCATGGCCAGGCGCACCGTGGTCTCCCGCGCGGCCTCCACGGCGGCCGTGAAGTCCCGTTGCAGCCAATCCACCTCGGGTTTCTTCTCGGGCTCCTTGGAGCAGGCGGCCAGGACGCAGATCAGGGCCAGGGCGCAGACCCGGATCAGGACGGACGACAGTCGTTTCATGCGGAGATTCTCCTTGCGTGG is part of the Desulfovibrio aminophilus genome and encodes:
- the aroL gene encoding shikimate kinase AroL; amino-acid sequence: MRPNIYLVGPRAGGKTTLGLALARALGRDFADTDALFVQKWGQSIADFVAERGWDAFRDEETRILEAVDRAPGRVIACGGGMVLRPSNRELLARGLTLALLAEPSVLAARLARDPAEAQRPSLTGKPLLDEVAEVLAEREPLYRASALAVLDAALPLEDLLARALAALDSVSHS
- a CDS encoding GAK system XXXCH domain-containing protein — encoded protein: MDTGRTAGKATQDSKVEISLTSEGLPQLFRDLAAALEGGTGGALDGVDLHGCAKLKVEVRRKDGRVVVKLKAKHEESGGAADPSGVSVRPPKAAGPKYGPLKKRLKRSWKAVREAVLAGRAPGAAQAEAFVADSERMVAFPGKGDAYYAPYTTALESFRIALKSGDIAALRSACDELERVKVQCHDRYK
- a CDS encoding GAK system CofD-like protein, coding for MARVTVCREIEVPDPLRAARFARAPELGPRLLFFSGGTALRGLSRALLDYTHNSIHVITPFDSGGSSATLRRAFQMPAIGDVRNRLMALADQSLRGNPEVVALFAHRFAAKAAQAVLVEQLERMIKGRHPLVARIPDPMRKIVRNHLAVFREHMPGDFDLRGASIGNLVLSAGYLNNRRMFDPVVYIFSRLIQARGEVRPVVNKNLHLGARLADGRVVVGQHRLTGKECPPPDAAIEELFLTASLDSAEPVEVAIRDKMRRLIGSADLICYPPGSFFTSLMANLLPRGVGRAVARARCPKVYVPSAGRDPEAVGLGLGERVDLLLRTLTRDDPKRIKAADVLQYVLLDTRGGEQVGGADRARLARRGVTVVDCPLVSEDSGPYIDGRKLAEALLSLS
- a CDS encoding HprK-related kinase B, which translates into the protein MSRPTRADLVAELRRDVPAGHSLFLDLGSCALEARVSDPRLRDELSRYFSSFLVAPGPTDILVTVHEAAPPDWPLEYAEKAPDPGKTKIKEEYADIPGGRVVRKTLTGMVFVFGQGENAAVGPCLANANQVVNFINNRHIEFLLNRGSLLGHASGVTWDGRGLSLAGFSGMGKSTLALHLLSLGVSFVSNDRMMVERDGEGVWMHGVAKQPRINPGTALNNPDLAGVVSEEDRLRFLRLPPEELWKLEHKYDALIEECFGPERFVLTAPMHGLVVLNWRRDGGEARAQIVDPAERRDLLEAFIKAPGVFYLPTGRGRLEPSVEDYVDLLSRAALIEISGGVDFERAARVCLRFLETGEI
- a CDS encoding amphi-Trp domain-containing protein, which produces MGDEKFTFESLQDPRTIRDYLQSVIDGIDKGRVILSTEDQEIVLHPASLLKFTVKAKKKSDGGKLNLAISWKEVKREALKVGETISISS
- a CDS encoding DUF933 domain-containing protein; protein product: MKTAIFGFSGSGKTDLFAALAGEKAAQAGNRAMVKVPEPRLEPLAALFSPKKITYSEIEYLDIPGGGGKGQGLGERVLNEIRPYDCLLGVLDAFSGLSDPRQQWKACEADMLIADLAVVEKRQERLVSDKKKNKDLVNPKEEELLERCRAMLEAEKPLRTDAELAADPVLRGFRFLSAKPVLYAWNCPESDFGAFEVPADETGQTHLAVSAKLERELAQITDPAEREMFFSDLGISESVLDRVIARTYKLLGLISFLTAGPDEVRSWAVRAGAKAPEAAGVIHSDFQKGFIRAEVLGWADFLTSGDFKKAKELGLTRLEGKEYVVADGDIIEFRFNV
- a CDS encoding ABC transporter substrate-binding protein, producing the protein MKRLSSVLIRVCALALICVLAACSKEPEKKPEVDWLQRDFTAAVEAARETTVRLAMEDGSEAAARWVDTWLAPELKRRCGITLERVKGGASTVQTLTAEKAAGTSPGGVDLFWTGGAGFRDLKRPGALFGPFADKLPNVQAYVNREVAASDMGLPTEGFEVPAGWNQFVFEYDSAKIKNPPDTFAGLLDWCREHPGRFAFPAPPDPAGSAFLRQALCALSGGGEQYAGPFNEGLYRDRAALLWAYVEELRPLLWGGGKTPPRDAETLAGLMAKGEVDLAVSLKPLHAQHEILAGRYRDTVRTLAPREGSVFGLSSTLIPFNAPNKPGAMVAADFILSPEAQLSKFDPRVWGDFPAVDVTLLPQEVQSRIVGTKLGKATLPFGALGVSAVPDMSGEYGRALDREWAEKFGSGS
- a CDS encoding glycosyltransferase; translated protein: MPGSRDATPLFQDGRLTDVAVHQDGKTRHLWGRGGPEAERAFVRAALATPGLPVFLGSGLGAGVEAALAEGRAPVAVVDREAPILTATGCRERFAADPRVLWLDQGGPSDILERLRAWGRDNGAPLLPVAPPFYQRLDRAFYGGLLQALERPAEGGFFARMAYAKFRNALPRVLVLGSRYFIMGEALNALTALGAPFRLFDLHSRREGSDYGRDLLTAIAEFRPDMLFTVNHFGFDRGGTLAGLLERLRLPAASWFVDNAALNLALFEQARSPWILVCTHDADDAERLEAEGFPHVLHLPLATDPGIFHPSAPRRPGWDFDASFVGDSKAVLVGERLKTGRFPRPLLRGYRRAAASFLEDPDGDVQRHLKIRHPDLAAQVAALPEAERRSWYESLVLREAGRLYRFRCLEGLLPLHPAVAGDRHWRRALRRDREWTWLGRLDYYADLPALYLASRVNFNCTSTQMRGAPNQRIFDVPACGGFLLTDQREQVAALFEPEREVAFFREPGEIGEAAGRWLADEPGRLRLAQAARERVLAEHTYAHRLRTLFAAMRRAFA
- a CDS encoding GAK system ATP-grasp enzyme translates to MTRIGVVGTKGGWSSELLADALAARTGYRLLVEPQRIRLDLPSGRALCDGTDLAELDGLVIKKIGARYSPDLLDRLEVLRFLSERGLPVFSDPLRILRVLDRLTCTITLQAAGIPMPPTSITEDVDQALAAVEEYGEAVFKPLYTSKARGMLVLRPGPDARRIVEDYAREFPIMYIQKTVDLHDRDLGVTFLGGGYLTTYARCKQNGAWNTTTVSGGKYAPFDPPAEIIDLAARAQALFDLDFTCVDVALTDDGPCVFEVSAFGGFRGLLDARGMDAAGLYADYVLRKVTR
- a CDS encoding PhoU domain-containing protein, whose translation is MMQAIEGLGENFKFLVLEVSNQLSSTREFLGSPSHELFDKIVSRDDYIDNLKNIIENKCFSTIHREKTLTKHAINQIRSAQIICVNLERIADFCVNIVRQVGYFRDPGFLNRFGYKEMIDHILECLALIQPSREKADLSGALTICRSEFELDRMYKTNFDQIMAELRTGLHVEDLITALFIIRYLERIGDSLLNVGEALIFAIIGEKIKIEQFQALQQTLSKSGIDASSLAGIDFQSIWGSRSGCRISRVSAKDQPLDPAQGSIFKEGNLRKIRREKENIESWASIYPGLGPKVFSYHEDGENASMLVEFLAGCTLDEVLLTADEEVIENAWFVLRETLSDIWRSTRVEAPAPGNFMRQLRSRMDSVLQVHPSFRRRARRMEATSILSSTELIEACVALEADLSAPATVFTHGDFNLNNVVYNHSKQRIHFIDLYRSTRGDVLQDVSVFLVSNFRVPVFTPEIRVRLNAMITRMHDFAAQWAGEHGDVTFQARLCLALARSFYTSTRFELNHGFAEEMYLRALYLLDKFLRHKGRPWESFELPLDVLYY